One part of the Maridesulfovibrio sp. genome encodes these proteins:
- a CDS encoding TrlF family AAA-like ATPase — translation MNSYSGSRWLKFDFHAHTPESKCYGRNHKDEKFLKTYPLQNWLLDYMKAEIDCVAVTDHNCGNAIDYLKIEYNKLKDSNHPDFRPLTIFPGVEITAAGNIHILGIFPTETTTAEINSIVDNCRYNGTKGKSDDCTKDTPSEVASQISEKEGIAIPAHVDNIRGIFHEQQGIALNEILSNNSIFAMESSGICLPPQTYRDKKLDWAVVTGSDQHHPNGDETQKFPGSHFSWVKMEQPTWDELHQALLAHETCILDQTYNNPNQHPDIFIKSVKIHEMSHCGRHPSQDLKITFNPFFNAIIGGRGSGKSTILESIRIASRRDFELTQMGMEKIAQDLNEFMESSATKGVMTDKTSLTLEIFRRNKLYRTTWTPSAQTSLEEFNGIDWNQCDIEGNFLERFPIEIYSQKQIYTLASNPKGLLDIIDRSPSVNRTEWQLKWNAIKSKFLQLREKERSLIQQLQNEPPVKARLSDINNDMKNYEEQGHGTILTNYQYKKRQIDSISLEDNFNTLADKLKSAIDETRYLVAPEDVFNLNDPYKNEIIEIQNSTASELTNIVQALTSIQEKVRTLTSKRKSALENSVWYASVQQANAEYTALLNEYQKKERNLNAYNEWVNQRQQCERELKNFSVKRQELNETQSEINQVFTELRTKRVELYNKRNNFLSQTLGENPYVKMELINFGDISELEKDYRSILNLPNNGYEPSILEVESQQGILWELSNWTNVDSSGTNIFPELEKIKTETIEMINTGKKPESKQYIHGRFPNTLQTKFKEAPACIDKLLAWFPEDHLKVSHSNPGKKDFKDLAKGSAGQKAASILAFLLSYGDTPLIIDQPEDDLDSELIYKLIVAQIQENKKRRQIILVTHNANIVVNGDAELVHVLNFSGGQIRNNAKGGLGQKQIRDKICEIMEGGKRAFKKRYKRIILKG, via the coding sequence ATGAATTCTTACTCAGGTAGTCGGTGGCTAAAATTTGATTTTCACGCACACACTCCAGAATCTAAGTGTTATGGCAGAAACCATAAAGACGAAAAGTTTCTAAAAACATATCCCCTGCAGAATTGGTTACTTGACTACATGAAAGCCGAAATTGACTGCGTTGCCGTAACAGACCACAACTGTGGCAACGCAATTGACTATTTAAAAATAGAATATAATAAACTTAAAGACTCTAATCATCCAGACTTCAGGCCACTAACAATATTCCCTGGCGTAGAAATAACAGCTGCGGGAAATATTCACATACTAGGCATTTTCCCCACCGAAACCACAACAGCAGAGATAAACAGCATAGTCGATAATTGCCGCTACAATGGAACAAAGGGCAAAAGCGATGATTGCACAAAAGATACTCCATCAGAAGTAGCTTCACAGATATCTGAAAAAGAAGGAATAGCTATCCCAGCACATGTGGATAACATTAGAGGTATTTTCCATGAGCAACAGGGAATCGCTTTAAACGAAATCTTAAGTAATAATAGTATCTTTGCAATGGAGTCTTCAGGAATATGTCTCCCCCCACAAACGTATAGAGATAAAAAATTGGATTGGGCAGTAGTCACAGGTTCAGACCAACACCATCCAAATGGTGATGAGACCCAAAAATTTCCGGGCAGTCACTTTTCGTGGGTAAAAATGGAACAGCCCACGTGGGACGAACTGCATCAAGCTCTCTTAGCCCACGAGACATGTATCCTTGACCAAACTTACAATAACCCCAACCAGCATCCTGATATTTTTATTAAATCAGTCAAGATACATGAAATGTCTCATTGTGGAAGACACCCGTCTCAAGATTTAAAAATTACCTTCAATCCTTTTTTTAACGCCATTATTGGTGGGCGAGGCTCAGGCAAGTCAACCATTCTTGAATCTATACGAATTGCGAGTCGTAGAGATTTTGAACTAACTCAAATGGGAATGGAAAAAATAGCACAAGACCTTAATGAATTTATGGAGTCATCCGCAACTAAAGGCGTAATGACAGACAAGACATCATTAACCTTAGAAATATTTAGGAGGAACAAACTATACCGGACGACTTGGACACCGAGTGCTCAAACATCCTTGGAAGAATTCAACGGAATAGATTGGAATCAATGTGATATTGAAGGAAATTTTTTAGAACGTTTCCCTATCGAGATATACAGCCAAAAACAGATTTACACACTCGCATCTAATCCTAAGGGCTTACTAGACATTATTGATAGATCACCAAGCGTTAATCGCACAGAATGGCAATTAAAATGGAATGCCATCAAAAGTAAATTTCTTCAGCTAAGAGAAAAAGAACGTAGTCTAATACAGCAATTACAAAATGAGCCCCCTGTAAAAGCAAGATTATCTGACATCAATAATGATATGAAAAATTATGAAGAACAGGGGCACGGCACAATACTTACCAATTATCAATATAAAAAACGGCAAATTGACTCAATATCCCTTGAAGACAATTTCAACACATTAGCGGACAAACTAAAAAGTGCCATAGACGAAACAAGATATTTAGTTGCCCCAGAAGATGTTTTTAATTTAAACGACCCCTACAAGAATGAAATTATTGAAATTCAAAATTCAACAGCATCTGAATTAACAAATATAGTTCAAGCTCTTACTTCTATACAAGAAAAGGTACGCACACTAACCTCAAAGAGAAAATCAGCCTTAGAAAATAGCGTATGGTATGCTTCAGTTCAGCAGGCAAACGCAGAGTACACTGCACTATTAAACGAGTACCAGAAAAAAGAACGGAACTTAAATGCTTATAACGAATGGGTTAACCAACGCCAGCAGTGTGAACGAGAGCTTAAAAATTTTTCTGTAAAACGCCAAGAATTAAATGAAACTCAATCTGAAATAAATCAAGTATTCACTGAACTACGCACCAAAAGAGTTGAATTATATAACAAACGGAATAACTTTCTTAGTCAAACATTAGGAGAAAACCCGTATGTCAAAATGGAGTTAATCAACTTTGGTGATATCTCTGAGCTAGAAAAGGACTATAGAAGCATCCTCAACTTGCCCAACAACGGATACGAACCATCGATCTTAGAAGTAGAAAGCCAACAAGGTATTTTATGGGAACTTTCAAACTGGACAAACGTGGACAGTTCAGGAACAAATATCTTCCCTGAATTAGAAAAAATAAAAACTGAAACGATTGAGATGATCAATACAGGGAAAAAACCTGAGTCAAAACAATATATACATGGACGATTCCCTAATACTTTGCAGACTAAGTTCAAGGAAGCCCCTGCGTGCATAGACAAATTATTAGCATGGTTCCCAGAGGACCATCTTAAAGTGAGTCATAGTAATCCGGGAAAAAAAGACTTTAAAGACCTTGCTAAAGGATCTGCCGGTCAAAAAGCAGCTTCTATATTGGCCTTCCTCCTTAGCTATGGAGATACCCCTCTGATAATTGACCAACCAGAGGACGATCTAGACAGTGAATTAATATACAAATTAATTGTCGCACAGATACAGGAAAACAAAAAACGTAGACAAATAATACTCGTCACACATAACGCCAATATTGTTGTCAATGGCGACGCTGAACTTGTTCATGTTCTTAACTTTAGTGGGGGACAAATTCGAAACAATGCTAAAGGTGGACTTGGTCAGAAACAAATCAGAGACAAAATATGTGAAATTATGGAAGGAGGAAAGCGAGCCTTTAAAAAAAGGTATAAACGTATCATCCTCAAAGGATAA
- a CDS encoding relaxase/mobilization nuclease domain-containing protein — MYMKVFAHGRGNGAKAIDYVIDPRRKGREKSPPEVLRGDPEAVQRVIGSTDRVWKFTSGVLSWAPQDKVSPQLEKEVMDDFEKIAFAGLEPDQYSILWVRHSHAGHHEMHFIIPRTELRSDKAMNPCPPNWHKQYDVWRDLWNGRMEWAKPDELKRSRLLQPGKDIHSPKGKQLHNFRKTVTDFLAQGIADGLHKDRADLIKALEEVGLSVVRQGKKYITLELPEDKKRVRLKGGIYESSWRAEREIAKANELAVAGSGAGRKQRIERLERELAEICRKRAEFHHSRYGRPHPEAQEKAVRDFSKLLEAKHLGEHRIRAAVAHNIGLHNRILRLENQGQSRRADKSQSAGRESEEERKRVHEMGNRSAPEQEPAVSGLSQRHQAANQRNPERPASRFIAEVDHERVIKELVGGPSRNGEGTGPPLERAGSENSRAGAQDFGAGKGSSGLPGLAERIGRCFEGIGEVVRALAQRKNKKTKFNMVSR; from the coding sequence ATGTATATGAAGGTTTTCGCCCATGGCCGGGGAAACGGAGCAAAGGCTATTGATTATGTAATTGATCCTCGGCGCAAAGGGCGAGAAAAATCACCGCCGGAAGTTTTGCGCGGTGATCCTGAAGCGGTGCAGCGGGTGATTGGTTCAACTGATCGGGTATGGAAGTTTACATCCGGGGTGCTCTCATGGGCACCGCAGGACAAGGTTTCACCACAGCTTGAAAAAGAAGTGATGGACGACTTTGAAAAGATCGCTTTCGCAGGACTTGAGCCGGATCAATATTCAATTCTTTGGGTCAGGCACAGCCATGCCGGTCATCACGAAATGCATTTCATCATACCGCGCACGGAATTGCGCAGTGACAAGGCCATGAATCCATGCCCGCCTAACTGGCATAAGCAATATGATGTCTGGCGTGACCTCTGGAATGGGCGCATGGAGTGGGCAAAACCGGATGAGCTAAAGCGGTCCCGGTTGTTGCAACCCGGCAAAGACATTCATTCGCCTAAGGGAAAGCAACTGCATAATTTCAGGAAAACCGTAACTGATTTCCTAGCTCAAGGCATAGCCGACGGTCTGCACAAGGATCGTGCGGATCTGATCAAGGCTTTGGAGGAAGTCGGGCTTTCCGTGGTCCGGCAGGGCAAAAAGTACATCACCTTGGAGTTACCCGAAGACAAGAAACGAGTCCGATTGAAGGGAGGAATATATGAATCATCTTGGAGAGCTGAGCGAGAAATTGCAAAAGCGAATGAACTCGCAGTCGCAGGAAGTGGAGCAGGTCGTAAGCAGCGCATTGAAAGACTTGAGCGGGAACTTGCTGAAATATGCCGAAAGCGAGCTGAATTCCATCACAGCCGATATGGACGGCCACATCCAGAAGCTCAGGAAAAAGCAGTCCGCGATTTCAGCAAGCTACTGGAAGCAAAACATCTTGGTGAACATCGTATCCGTGCTGCTGTTGCTCATAATATCGGTCTGCATAACCGGATTTTACGGCTGGAGAATCAAGGCCAGTCACGAAGAGCTGACAAGTCTCAAAGCGCAGGTAGAGAGTCAGAAGAAGAACGTAAGCGCGTTCACGAAATGGGGAATCGAAGCGCACCAGAGCAGGAACCAGCAGTATCTGGCCTTTCCCAAAGGCACCAAGCTGCAAATCAGAGAAACCCAGAGCGGCCAGCCAGCCGTTTTATTGCAGAGGTAGATCATGAACGAGTTATCAAGGAGCTTGTCGGAGGCCCTAGCCGGAATGGAGAAGGAACAGGCCCGCCGCTTGAAAGAGCAGGATCAGAAAATAGCCGAGCAGGGGCGCAGGATTTCGGAGCTGGAAAAGGAAGTTCAGGGTTGCCGGGACTTGCAGAGCGAATTGGAAGATGTTTTGAGGGAATTGGGGAGGTTGTGCGGGCATTAGCTCAGCGTAAGAATAAAAAAACAAAATTTAATATGGTAAGCCGGTAG
- the mobC gene encoding plasmid mobilization relaxosome protein MobC: MSTPRTRWLNVRVTPDEKNSVVEEAEAKGMTIGDFMRQLLGKRRVRKTRREREKLLHLVRIGNNINQLARWANTYKSNADSVLILAELAAIERELKCI; the protein is encoded by the coding sequence ATGAGCACTCCTCGCACTAGATGGTTGAATGTCCGGGTTACGCCGGATGAGAAAAATAGCGTTGTGGAAGAAGCAGAAGCCAAGGGCATGACTATCGGTGATTTCATGCGTCAGCTTCTGGGCAAAAGACGAGTACGCAAGACCAGACGTGAGCGGGAGAAGCTTCTTCACCTTGTCCGTATTGGCAACAACATCAACCAGCTTGCTCGCTGGGCAAATACCTATAAGAGCAATGCCGATTCCGTTCTCATCCTTGCCGAACTGGCAGCCATTGAGAGGGAACTGAAATGTATATGA
- a CDS encoding YfjI family protein, whose amino-acid sequence MSESGTDILSMFGNKAPVPLGPQFPPSLSSVQLPPVLADYSFELSEALQVPYEMVLCNLLGVLSTAAQRRFHVQIKEGYEESLNLYLLSPLPPGERKSAVTQAARRPLTGWENEQEKIIGPLAQEARSKRMTIERAIEHRRNMAAKAKNSQSRDSLIQDIRDLEDEMPELITIPRLLADDITPECLAMLMEQQSECMSIIEAEGGLFDTFAGRYSRMPNLDLILKAFSGEPCRVDRKHGQFIGLKHPLLTICVTTQPDVLRGMAGNPEFRGRGFLARFLYFFGQSRLGYRVAEPPQVSLQVERAFLERVEFLLSLKSNSEMNAQGQSLLLSAGAYESWKNFFLLIEGELRPGSSLENMTDWAGKVPGQVARLAGLLHLASAQQIESKVDPAVMFAATELGKKLVHHARYAFHDMGCDDLTSCAQATLKWITDRKIELFTGRECQRAIRGRFPKKKQIEQGLTMLVEFGYVVAVPVQSSGPGRPPSPSYQVHPAVHAAEAIPISNPSQPTHCDTVSCATGVPVGAGEGGKPPFEPSVYARKMEAV is encoded by the coding sequence ATGAGCGAGTCCGGCACAGACATTCTTTCCATGTTCGGAAATAAGGCCCCAGTTCCATTGGGGCCTCAGTTTCCGCCTTCTCTATCCTCGGTTCAATTACCGCCGGTTCTGGCTGATTACAGCTTTGAGCTTAGCGAAGCGTTACAGGTGCCTTATGAGATGGTGCTCTGCAATCTCCTTGGCGTCCTATCAACCGCAGCGCAGCGGAGGTTCCATGTGCAGATTAAAGAAGGTTACGAAGAATCTTTGAATCTGTACCTTCTTTCGCCGCTACCACCCGGAGAAAGAAAAAGCGCGGTGACGCAGGCCGCAAGAAGACCGCTTACCGGCTGGGAAAATGAGCAGGAAAAGATCATTGGTCCACTGGCGCAGGAAGCGCGTTCAAAACGGATGACTATTGAACGCGCCATTGAGCACCGGCGTAACATGGCGGCCAAGGCAAAAAACTCGCAAAGCCGTGACAGCCTCATTCAGGACATCCGGGATTTGGAAGATGAAATGCCGGAGCTGATTACAATCCCGCGCTTGCTTGCCGATGATATAACTCCTGAATGCCTTGCCATGCTCATGGAGCAGCAAAGCGAATGCATGTCCATCATTGAAGCTGAAGGCGGTCTTTTTGATACATTTGCCGGTCGCTACAGCCGCATGCCTAACCTTGATCTGATTTTGAAAGCATTTAGTGGCGAACCGTGTCGGGTGGATCGTAAGCATGGGCAATTTATCGGCCTGAAGCATCCACTGTTAACTATCTGCGTTACCACTCAGCCGGATGTGTTGCGTGGAATGGCCGGAAATCCTGAATTCCGTGGACGCGGTTTCTTGGCGCGTTTCCTCTATTTCTTTGGTCAAAGCAGGCTTGGTTATCGAGTGGCGGAGCCTCCGCAGGTATCATTACAGGTGGAACGAGCTTTTCTAGAACGGGTTGAGTTTCTGCTTTCTCTCAAAAGTAATTCTGAAATGAATGCACAAGGTCAGTCTCTTCTGCTTAGTGCCGGTGCGTATGAGTCGTGGAAAAACTTTTTCCTGCTCATTGAGGGAGAGTTGCGACCGGGGAGTAGTCTGGAAAATATGACTGATTGGGCGGGTAAGGTTCCGGGGCAGGTTGCCCGTTTGGCTGGTCTGCTGCATCTGGCTTCAGCGCAACAGATTGAGTCGAAGGTTGACCCCGCTGTCATGTTTGCGGCTACTGAGTTGGGGAAGAAGCTTGTGCATCATGCCCGCTACGCATTTCATGATATGGGGTGTGATGATCTGACTTCTTGTGCACAGGCAACTTTGAAATGGATAACGGACCGGAAAATTGAGCTGTTCACTGGGCGTGAATGTCAGCGTGCGATCCGTGGACGGTTTCCGAAAAAGAAGCAGATTGAGCAGGGTCTAACCATGCTCGTGGAGTTCGGATATGTGGTTGCGGTCCCGGTGCAATCGTCCGGTCCGGGGCGTCCGCCAAGCCCGAGTTACCAAGTTCATCCGGCTGTGCATGCTGCCGAAGCTATCCCAATATCGAATCCTAGCCAGCCTACCCACTGTGACACTGTTAGCTGCGCAACAGGTGTCCCCGTGGGGGCTGGCGAGGGAGGCAAGCCTCCCTTCGAACCCTCTGTTTACGCCAGAAAAATGGAGGCTGTATGA
- a CDS encoding helix-turn-helix domain-containing protein, producing the protein MQGLLSTKEAAEKLGLSPGTLEVWRCLGKGPRYIKIGRRVGYDLKDLDAYVESCKVVPLEEMSDLPRHR; encoded by the coding sequence ATGCAAGGACTATTAAGCACAAAAGAAGCAGCTGAAAAATTAGGACTCAGTCCCGGAACACTCGAAGTATGGCGTTGTCTTGGAAAAGGGCCGCGCTACATCAAAATCGGCAGGCGGGTCGGGTACGATCTTAAAGATCTGGATGCCTATGTGGAATCCTGCAAGGTCGTGCCGCTTGAAGAAATGTCTGACCTGCCGAGGCACAGATGA
- a CDS encoding cytochrome c biogenesis protein CcdA, whose translation MRFKLIYLILLSFISAFTLISPQSAHSAQKQNPNLNTQWKLYTLSIEDQKQTGLKTDILAALILEPKNGWYTYSHNPGKLGQPTTLKVTLTPDNTILPTIYLPGKLKDDPFNKGQKVATYSHPTPILVPVPPSLKSFTLKAKLSLLMCSETACQPFKTDLSFIGIAVSTETLPLANVQPWWAEFVELRKNAKPIKISLKNIASVESKKTATAAKTQPQKNAPPAQVKNPKPDKVTFNFDSLKPRPFTPGLEVTNLSTAILFGLLAGFLLNFMPCVLPVISLKLSTLLAGAGHESVAEQKRGFREHNLFFALGIMLYFGILSGILGATGMAWGQIFQKPPVVIGLTGLVFALCLSLFGLFNLPIVDLKLESENSGPRSQALFTGVLATLLATPCSGPFLGGVLGWAMVQPHYVISSVFLSVGAGMALPYILMAMFPSMATHFPRPGAWTIWIERAAGFFLAGTCIYLFSILPEDMHIPTLIFMWFVAVGAWIWALAGGTDKKSTMYLMRVGALALCIAAGFWAATPHERTANWIGFEQEDFTARLGREAMLVEFTADWCPSCKVLEQTVLTPANLNRWQEKYGLTFIKVDLTAPNKTADEFLRALGSRSIPLAAIFKPGEDAPSPTVIRDLYTTGQMDEALSQTLE comes from the coding sequence ATGCGTTTTAAGCTAATTTATTTAATTTTATTAAGTTTCATTTCCGCTTTTACTCTTATCTCTCCACAATCAGCCCACAGTGCCCAAAAACAGAATCCTAATCTGAATACGCAATGGAAACTTTATACCCTTTCCATTGAAGACCAAAAACAAACCGGGCTGAAAACCGATATTCTGGCCGCTCTAATTCTTGAGCCCAAAAACGGCTGGTACACCTACTCGCACAATCCGGGCAAACTGGGCCAGCCCACAACCCTAAAGGTGACACTTACACCTGATAACACAATACTTCCGACAATTTATCTGCCGGGAAAACTTAAGGATGATCCATTTAACAAAGGACAGAAAGTTGCTACCTATTCCCATCCGACTCCGATTCTTGTTCCGGTTCCGCCATCCTTAAAGTCGTTCACGCTTAAGGCAAAGCTCAGCCTGCTCATGTGTTCTGAAACGGCCTGCCAACCATTCAAGACCGATCTCAGCTTCATAGGCATAGCTGTTTCAACCGAGACCCTGCCGCTGGCCAATGTCCAGCCTTGGTGGGCTGAATTCGTTGAATTGCGTAAAAATGCCAAGCCCATTAAAATTTCCTTAAAAAACATAGCCTCGGTCGAGAGCAAAAAAACTGCAACTGCTGCCAAAACTCAACCACAAAAGAATGCGCCTCCTGCACAAGTGAAAAATCCAAAACCGGACAAAGTCACTTTCAACTTTGATTCACTCAAACCTAGACCGTTTACTCCGGGCCTTGAAGTTACAAACCTTTCAACGGCAATACTTTTCGGGTTACTGGCAGGATTTCTTCTCAATTTTATGCCCTGCGTGCTTCCGGTAATCAGCCTGAAGCTCTCCACCCTGTTAGCCGGGGCAGGACATGAAAGTGTAGCTGAACAGAAGCGCGGGTTCCGGGAGCACAACCTTTTCTTTGCTCTGGGTATTATGCTTTATTTTGGCATTCTCAGCGGAATACTTGGGGCAACCGGCATGGCTTGGGGCCAGATTTTTCAGAAACCACCGGTTGTTATTGGACTAACAGGTCTTGTGTTTGCTCTATGCCTGAGCTTATTCGGGCTGTTCAATCTGCCCATTGTAGACCTCAAACTTGAATCAGAGAACAGCGGACCGCGCAGCCAGGCCTTATTTACCGGGGTACTTGCCACCCTGCTCGCAACTCCTTGCAGCGGCCCGTTCCTTGGCGGAGTGCTGGGCTGGGCAATGGTTCAGCCGCATTACGTGATCAGCTCGGTTTTCCTGAGCGTTGGGGCTGGTATGGCTCTGCCATATATTCTGATGGCAATGTTTCCTTCAATGGCAACGCACTTTCCCAGACCAGGGGCTTGGACCATCTGGATTGAGCGGGCTGCCGGCTTTTTCCTTGCCGGAACATGCATCTACCTGTTCAGTATCCTGCCCGAGGACATGCACATACCGACCTTGATCTTCATGTGGTTCGTCGCAGTTGGCGCTTGGATCTGGGCACTTGCAGGCGGAACGGACAAGAAGTCCACCATGTACTTGATGCGTGTCGGAGCTCTGGCACTCTGCATTGCGGCCGGATTCTGGGCTGCGACTCCGCATGAACGTACAGCCAACTGGATAGGATTTGAGCAGGAAGATTTCACTGCCCGTCTGGGCCGCGAAGCAATGCTGGTTGAATTTACCGCAGACTGGTGCCCCTCCTGCAAGGTTCTGGAACAGACGGTACTGACACCTGCCAACCTTAATCGCTGGCAGGAAAAATACGGACTGACTTTCATAAAAGTAGACCTCACTGCACCGAACAAAACAGCAGACGAATTCCTGCGTGCGCTTGGAAGCAGGTCCATTCCACTGGCTGCGATCTTCAAGCCGGGTGAAGATGCCCCGTCCCCAACAGTGATACGCGATCTTTATACCACCGGACAAATGGATGAGGCTTTGAGTCAAACTCTTGAGTAA
- a CDS encoding iron-containing alcohol dehydrogenase, producing the protein MLNFQIFIPTRIVFGPGKIAELGSLPLPKGKKAMVVIGESGAMIKNGYLDKVQAALAKQDVSTVVFDNISPNPQSDQVDEAAKTAREKEIDFIVALGGGSTIDAAKAIALLTTNVGRCWDYMQSGSGGGINPENPAAPLIAIPTTAGTGTEADQWAVISKSGGIEKISLGNDSTFPAISIVDPELMVSVPPRMTAYTGMDAFFHAVETFLSTAHQPMSDMLALEAVHLSSHYLPMAIAEGDNIEARTVMAWSSTAAGMCETLSRCISQHSLEHALSAKYPELPHGLGLAKLSVPYFKRLIPESPERFEDLAMAMGYDTQQFDENMRATVFLEGLRSLLERAGFNEESLKDYGAKEEDVAELVDIAEQTMGKLFEFTPAEMSREDLECIMSEAIAG; encoded by the coding sequence ATGCTTAATTTTCAGATATTCATTCCCACCCGTATAGTATTCGGTCCCGGTAAGATCGCTGAGCTGGGTTCACTTCCCCTGCCTAAAGGCAAAAAAGCCATGGTCGTCATCGGCGAATCCGGAGCCATGATCAAGAACGGCTACCTTGATAAAGTTCAGGCCGCACTTGCCAAACAGGATGTTTCCACTGTTGTTTTTGATAATATTTCCCCCAACCCGCAATCAGATCAGGTTGATGAAGCGGCAAAAACAGCCCGCGAAAAGGAAATTGATTTCATTGTGGCATTAGGCGGCGGTTCCACCATTGATGCTGCTAAAGCCATTGCCCTGCTGACCACCAACGTTGGTAGATGCTGGGATTACATGCAATCCGGCTCCGGCGGCGGGATCAATCCCGAAAATCCGGCAGCACCGCTCATTGCAATCCCCACTACAGCTGGCACAGGTACCGAAGCGGACCAATGGGCGGTAATCAGCAAATCAGGCGGCATTGAAAAAATCAGCCTTGGTAATGACTCCACTTTTCCCGCAATTTCCATCGTTGACCCCGAACTCATGGTCAGCGTACCTCCGCGCATGACAGCCTATACCGGTATGGATGCATTTTTCCATGCGGTTGAAACCTTCCTTTCCACTGCGCATCAGCCCATGAGCGATATGCTGGCTCTTGAAGCTGTCCATTTGAGCAGCCATTACCTGCCCATGGCAATCGCCGAAGGCGACAACATCGAGGCCCGTACCGTCATGGCATGGTCCAGCACCGCGGCAGGCATGTGCGAAACCCTTTCCCGCTGCATTTCGCAGCACTCTCTTGAGCACGCTTTAAGTGCCAAATACCCCGAACTGCCGCACGGACTGGGTTTAGCCAAGCTTTCTGTGCCTTACTTCAAGCGTTTAATTCCGGAAAGCCCGGAACGTTTTGAAGACCTCGCCATGGCTATGGGTTACGATACCCAGCAGTTTGATGAGAACATGCGAGCTACTGTATTTCTGGAAGGTCTGCGCTCCCTGCTGGAACGAGCCGGGTTCAACGAAGAATCTCTAAAGGACTACGGCGCGAAAGAAGAAGACGTTGCAGAGCTGGTCGATATCGCCGAGCAGACAATGGGCAAGCTTTTCGAATTCACTCCTGCTGAAATGAGTCGTGAAGATCTGGAATGCATCATGTCTGAAGCCATTGCCGGTTAA
- a CDS encoding AMIN domain-containing protein, producing MTKKQKRIVQCPFCDSNRLYFRRGLISDVLISLIVPARSYTCGSCSRSFRRYGNYFTSKQALTHLFGLFVIMAVINPQLLLPENWLMHEETKQVDSVPTEKSEIELAESEPENELPLLSMAIANATNSSFQMENGTITISNSTEAVLVKRGNATANATQTNSTSKTILAFNSTEVANATVPSDKVEKNKAVSEEKHGLQEGKLRSIYFKEVGGKTRISLDLGGSPLSYTSFFLRDPNRLVVDIHGKWDYFGPTVLKPENPIFSRFRIGIYEDKIRMVMDLKGQTPAPVITKTAIGLDIDVK from the coding sequence ATGACTAAAAAGCAGAAAAGAATTGTTCAATGCCCATTTTGCGACAGCAACCGCTTGTATTTCAGGCGGGGGTTGATTTCTGACGTACTAATTTCCCTAATTGTACCGGCCAGGTCATACACCTGCGGTTCATGCAGCAGAAGCTTTCGCCGCTATGGAAACTACTTCACAAGCAAACAGGCTCTGACACACCTCTTCGGTCTTTTCGTGATAATGGCGGTAATAAATCCTCAACTGCTACTCCCTGAAAACTGGCTCATGCACGAAGAGACAAAGCAGGTGGATAGTGTTCCGACAGAAAAATCAGAGATAGAACTGGCTGAATCTGAACCGGAAAATGAACTCCCCCTGCTGAGCATGGCAATTGCAAACGCGACCAACAGCAGCTTTCAGATGGAAAACGGAACTATCACCATCAGTAATTCCACAGAAGCTGTTCTGGTGAAAAGAGGTAATGCAACTGCCAACGCAACACAGACCAACTCTACTTCCAAAACCATTTTAGCCTTCAACAGTACAGAAGTGGCAAATGCTACTGTTCCGAGTGATAAGGTGGAAAAGAACAAGGCTGTCAGTGAAGAAAAACACGGGCTTCAGGAAGGTAAATTAAGATCCATCTACTTCAAGGAAGTTGGCGGCAAAACCAGAATCAGCCTTGACCTGGGTGGCTCACCGCTTTCATACACATCATTTTTCCTGCGCGATCCCAACCGCCTTGTTGTCGATATTCATGGCAAATGGGATTACTTCGGCCCCACAGTACTCAAGCCGGAAAACCCGATTTTCTCAAGATTCAGAATCGGAATCTACGAAGATAAAATACGCATGGTCATGGACCTCAAAGGTCAGACTCCGGCTCCGGTTATCACCAAGACCGCAATCGGGCTGGATATTGATGTAAAATAA